The Branchiostoma lanceolatum isolate klBraLanc5 chromosome 7, klBraLanc5.hap2, whole genome shotgun sequence nucleotide sequence aaatccgctttgttccatgatatgaccattcaaattttaactgaggaagagaggaatgttgatagataaaacatatgcaaatgtggtcctaatttgcatacttaatgagttacttctataattccacactggcaaatgacgacaatttcatacatttaatccttttttgtggcatcgggaaattatgtgaatgtgaacatcgttgaatcaaattatgctaataagggccacatttgcataattaatgaaacaTATTAGCataactttctttgttgagctcataatttgttaagctcatactttggacatgttatattttaagacaatcaactggtatgacttataattgatgagaaacactcctaaaacgtcagtcataaaggttaaaatcatttggcgaaggtatgaggtcgtggaactctagttataattggtatctgttgatgatccactttccataaactacatacgttacatgtctttgagtctgataatggaaaacactgcaaatatagatttccctcattagctatgcaaattaagtcccaattagcataattacacttcattgtgtatatctctatctaagctacctgcatactaaatatcatggaaatccgttgttcctttgttcagttattctcctgaaACGcttattttcacaaaaacgctcctgcagttccagaggaagctgctagggggcccaaacatacaccacttcttttacatcacaagctatctgtcacccaaaaatcaagaccacagcacgtccaggtcaaaagatacaaaaattgaagttttgctgcagtaccaaggtcacataccaggggacccaaaatcgaccttgaacttcagcttcacaacacccgcccacatactaaatatcatcgtaatccatcaagaggtacctgagttatgctgactacagttgtgcggaaacacagacagacaaacacacagacacacccaaaactatatctccatttttcatggagataacaacttaTTGCATGGATTAAGGCCTTAGTATATGCCATTACTCATACACATCCATTTATTAGGCATTTTTAGTTAGTCATTGCTTACATAAAGTTTAGCATGACAAAAACGTAGCTGCCTAAATGAGAGAACAAAAGTACAAGTACGTACCAATGCCAATGGCTAAATATGCCACTTTATTCCCTTTGTTGAGTCTGCTGACAGACTCATTTTGGCAAAACATAAACCTATTGAAGTAGTCTGATCAATTATTGTAATTCTGATTGAACACAAGCTACTGCTATGGATGTCTGCTGCAGttttttgtaaatactgtatcaaGTTTTTGTCAGCCTTTGAAACTTTTCCAAATATGAAAGAGCTAGGCCCAATACAAAGACTGATAACAAGGTATCTGAACTCAACTTTGTTTTAATGACTGTCAACTTAGTGTCAAGGCATTCTCACTATGTACTAAGTCATCATTATGGCCAATGGGCAGACTGGGACTCAAGCAATGTTGGCACAGTCACATTCTTGATTACTTAAACTTAAGATTAAGTAATCTTAAGCTGCCCTACAAAACATTTAACCTTGTAATCATGTCAAATTATTTTTGTCATGCTAAAGACTCCAAGGCATagtcagtttttttttgtacatctaataatatacaaatacatacatgtccCAAAAAAGTTGATACTGAAATATCATAGTCATAGATGCATGTAAATACCTAGCACTCCATTCTAGATTATCAGTGAAAAGCCTATCCCTTTACTACTAATGAGAGCAAATACAAAGAGTTGATAAGTTTCTGATTTGATGCCATCAGCTATAACTACTGGCCATACAAGTTTTGTGGGTCATGAGCACTAGTGGTGAAAATAGTCCTGGTGTCCTGTGAGGAGATGAGTGTTTGGTAAGAGATGTTTAGAGCAGACAAGTCAGCGGCTTCATATGTCAGGGCATTACCCTGGCTGTCAGTGGCcaccaccacctgctgcaggtGCCCTGGGAGTGGGGGTAACGTCAGGTCAGGCTGCACCACCTGCGTGGTGATGGTCTGCTTCTCGTGCCGAGGGTGGGGACGGCTCTTGGACAGCTGGACGCCGTGCATCTTGGTCTCATGGCGCTGCAGGTGGTGCTTGTGTCGGAACACGTAGCCGCAGACGCTGCACTTGAAGCGGCCCTGGGTGGTGTGGCCACGTATGTGAGCCTTACACATCGTTTCACTCTTGAACCTCCACGTGCAGCCCTGCATTGTACACGCGTAAGGGCGATCCCGGGAATGTACGCGCATGTGCTTGTTGAGTGTGGACTTGTCTGTATATGCACTCCCACAGATGTCACAAAGTACACTGCCCTGGGAGTGTACCTGCCTGTGGGCATGGATAGCAGCATTAACTGTGGAAGTGAAGTCACACTGGGTGCATTTAAAGATCTTCTCTTTATGGACCTTCCTATGTACGGTGAGTCTTGTGCGAGACTTGAAGGCCTTCCCGCAAGTGTCACACAGGAAGTTCCTCTCTGTCCTGTGTGTTTCTAAGTGAATACGTAATGATCTACTGCGATGAAACATCTTGTTACACTTCACACAAGGGAACTGTCCCTCTGCATTGGGCTTGGGACCCCCCGTTCTCCGCCTTCTGGACTTCCTAGTTCTCTTTGTGGACTCCTTGCTGGACTGGTTATAAGCTGACAGGCTGGTAACTTTAGCATTTTTGCTGTTGACAACTTCTTTAGGCTGCACATTCTGGTCTCCATTCAGCACATCCTGATGCCTGTCCTGCATATGAAGCACGATAGCTGACTTGGAGAACCCTTTAAAGTCACAGTAAAGGCACTTGAAGGCTATTTTACCATAGTCAAACGTTGCTCCTTTTATAGTCTCGGTGATCAGGATGAAATTGAAATCACCCTTCTGCTCCTGTGTGGGTTCTTGTAGCACCGCTGACACGTTGTTTCTCTCAAATCGAGTCTCattctttatctgactctcaATGGGCTGGTTTGCCACCAACCCATCATTTGGGTCCAGCTGAGGTTCTTCTAGTATAACAGGCACCCTGTGCTTGGTCTTGTAGTGGTCCAGCAGTACTCCAATGTGGCTGAATGTTTTCTTGCAAAGCTCACATCGATGGACACCAGTAGCTGTAGGGTCTGAAAGAAAGACATAACAAAGACGATTCTTAAAGCAGAGGATTAGATTATATCTACTGCATGAAATGTTAAAAACAATGTTGTCCTTGAATCTTTGCTTGAATTGAATTCAAAATGTGATCCATAAAATTCAACCAACGATGTGTATGTATCAGTTCGAAATGTTATGTTTGAAATGAACCCTTCTAACTATCAGTGAGACAAACCGAGAAATGCACCTCAAATATCATTTCTACTTTATGGTGGGAATGCtgtaaaattgttgtatatatcATAAGTCATAACATGTAGAGTTGTTGACTTACGCTCTGCTCGATGTGCCAAGTAGTCGCTGACATCGTTCCATTGCCTGTGGCAAACCCCACAGATCAGGATGTCATCATTGCCAATCACAATTGCTGTGGTGGCTCCTGTATCTGCCAGAGCTGTGATATCTGTGTTGTGATAGAAGTAAGATATAAGTTGCCATATAAACATCATGTGTAATTGTGATATGCAGATTCTGCAAGAACGGTCTGCTTGAACTCCCTCTGATGTCAATTGATAAAACCATGCAGTCTGTTTGTAGATTTTTTCATTGCTGAGGATAGAAATTATCTAGCCCAGCACCAGTTACACCACGCCAAACTAAATTttggagctacatgtagtataaactTTTAAAACCACTAACAtccattaccataataccgccactaatcattatcataataccgccaaatctaaaaagcgatgaattttaagagatctactcgtgcagcaacagtgatttccgaggtatgcacacttcagacatcaaggTGTTTAATACACTCTAAGAAAGGCCTCAATAACGAGACATCGAAGACAGCGAGGTCAAATGTTTTCGATCCTTTATCATGGCAGGCTAGCGCGtcgtgggaagaacatatcatcacGCCATCGCACGTTGTTCGCtggatttgcatataataatcgCACGTGCTTCAAGCTCAAGACGATTatttaaacaacagcaaaataaagtttcttttaCTGGCCTTCAACTCGTGTCAAAGTGTGATCTATCGTCAAGACCTGGCGCAAAATAGAACGTcgccattttcattgttttcgccCGAGACTGGCTCCTCCCCCGTATAGCGTAACATGAAATTTTCCCGCGAAAATCTCGGCGAAACCAATAGTTTGAAGGGGCGggtgtaatttctacaaagcaCGGAGAAATATTTGCATCTACATACATCACACTATATGCATAATATCTGTACATGAATTTTTTGCCAAGGAACAACTATCTATAGTAGGATTATGAACCATTCTATTGTTTGGTCCCAAACCGCGGTTCAAACAATTTGCACCCCTCCGCGGCAACTGGGAACCCCACGTCCAtaccatttgtatttgcatgggAGACGAAAATTAGTAATAAAGATTTACTCTGAAACCAATAAATCTTCTGTCACAGAAGACATTTTCTTTGGCTATATATCACAGAAGTTCTGTGATATATAgccaaagaaaatgtctttatttgcatggcacacttCCATAACTGGATCAAACATTGCGGCCGCCGGACCTCACGAGAGAACTGCTCCTGATTCATACCCAGCGGCATAGTAGACCTGCCGTATCAACTTTAACCCTCAAGGGGTGACGGGCACGCGGGACTAGTTGCGATCTTGACAATCCTAATTTTTGGATAAGACCAACAATTAATACGACCGTTACACTAAAAACGAAGCCGCCATTATGTGATctgaaccatagtagaacgcCAGACGCAAGTTTTACGTGATAGCAGTTGTGGCGGgctacagtaaatcaaaattcGCAACAGTTAACATCCGTTTTCGAGTGATTTTTTTAATCCCCAGACATCGTTGTATATTTAGGGCACGCACTACCCCGAAAAAAAGGGCCAACAGCTGATGTATAATGGTGAAAAACGGGGAGATGATTGCCGAGGTTCTTCCTGGCGGTATTATGGAACCCCCTTCCGTGCGCACGCCCATTCTCGGTGCATCTCCGCAACATCTTACGATTGCGATATTTCGTTTTTAGCagatcaagagagacaaaaaaacatacacagcataaGTGGCAAAGGTAAGCTATACATCGACATGTAACCAGGAAAAAATAATGAGTTGCTCCTTTGCTAAATTAGTATcactttagaaattgcagtaaacgtgGTGGTATTATGGAAGTGGATGTTACATGCTGCAATTtatatatgcacacacacagatatcACCAAGCAAGGATTCGGAACTTAAAAATAGCGTTTCGAAATTTATGAATAAAAAACACATGTATAGTCTACTTACAGGTACATCAACCTTATTGTGCATCATAAGAAAAGCTCCCACCAAAACGGTACGCAACGGTCAGATACACAAATATTTTTACAtgatcgcccccctccccaatttcaacaaaattttAAACTCAGATTTCGCAGGCAAAGAAGGGAAAAGTGGCGCACCTATCTCTCTGGTTATGATCTCGGGTGGCTGAACAACTGCCATATCTCCTCACAAAGCCCTGGGGTTATACCAAATAACACGTTTTAACCAAAAATTTGGTAGAAAATCTCCATACGTTTGGGCGCGCTTTGGCACTGCAAAATCCAACATGGCTTCTCGACCTGAGactgttacgcgccgatttgaggcacaagacatggtcacgtaaaaactcaatagatctcgcacgaaaggccaaatcatgcatataaatgtgtccctGTAATGTCAAGAAGCTGTCTAAGCTCCTGCGATACACTTGGAGATCCAAATATAATTTTCGAACGAGATTTGCACACTCAAAGTTGGCCCCAAATGAGTCTTCTTGTGTTAAATTCTGTCGTAGATTTCGcactgcatgggggtttccGTGCTACCGTTTCAGCATTATCAGGCGTAATTTACTTCTGGGTCGTAGCAGAAGGGCTTGCGGCCGAACACGGAAGTGTGGTCAATCTTCACGTTCTATCCAAAGATAtgttagaatacttttcttattttagaatttgtcatgcagtgcaaataaacaaatgtaaccggctccttactgggccCAGTACGGAACAGACGACACCTACCGGGCATACGTCACCTAAAGTGTCTGTGCTCGCTGCGGTAAGCTTGTACGTATATGCTCAGAAGCAGTTGAGACATAGGGGGCTGAGTTCCGGGAAAAGTTGGAGAAGCCCAAAGAAGACGGTGGCTTCGGCACTCTGGAGGCAACCTTCATGAAAgcagacccaattctaaaatgaaagaattgaccgtttgacgtccgtgcctatatgggtgtacacacacCCTTGAAAAAGcaagttgaaattgggtctatggaatgacccaattctaaaatgaaaa carries:
- the LOC136439198 gene encoding zinc finger protein 184-like — encoded protein: MAVVQPPEIITREIDITALADTGATTAIVIGNDDILICGVCHRQWNDVSDYLAHRAEHPTATGVHRCELCKKTFSHIGVLLDHYKTKHRVPVILEEPQLDPNDGLVANQPIESQIKNETRFERNNVSAVLQEPTQEQKGDFNFILITETIKGATFDYGKIAFKCLYCDFKGFSKSAIVLHMQDRHQDVLNGDQNVQPKEVVNSKNAKVTSLSAYNQSSKESTKRTRKSRRRRTGGPKPNAEGQFPCVKCNKMFHRSRSLRIHLETHRTERNFLCDTCGKAFKSRTRLTVHRKVHKEKIFKCTQCDFTSTVNAAIHAHRQVHSQGSVLCDICGSAYTDKSTLNKHMRVHSRDRPYACTMQGCTWRFKSETMCKAHIRGHTTQGRFKCSVCGYVFRHKHHLQRHETKMHGVQLSKSRPHPRHEKQTITTQVVQPDLTLPPLPGHLQQVVVATDSQGNALTYEAADLSALNISYQTLISSQDTRTIFTTSAHDPQNLYGQ